TTGCCTCTTATCGACTGTTTAGACAGCAACTTGATCGGGATCTGCCTGCGAACATCAAGACCTCCAAGTGCCACTGAACCATCAGTTCCTTGAAGGTCATTGTCTGCCAATGCATCAACAGGACTTTAGTGTCATCTTCGCTTGCATGTATAAATTAGAAAAATTGTTAGTAACAATTTGTAAAACACTGAAAGTTAGCAACGCAAATGACATAGGTTTGATCCCCAGGGAAgacatacattttaataaaatgtccagtaatgcactttaagtcgacctaaataaatacatacaaatattaTTAAGACAAACCTATAACCCAATGCATAAAATACAAACTAACAACAAACTAACTTGTTATTCTGCAAAGACAACCGCAATATTTTGTCACGGGACGCATACAATGCATAATCAGATCAATGTAATAATACAAAGTATGAAACATGGACAGACATAGGAAGTGACTTTAGTGGGAAGAGCATTTGATCAGCCTTCAATGAAACGGCACGCTAATAGTAAGTTATACCACTTTAAATAGCAACTAACAGATATGAAAATGTTAAAGTATTTGTCCGGAGCTCTAATACTCAAAGGTTTGTGTGAACCTGTCACTTGCTGGGCAGCACGCTAACAGTAAGTTGTTTACTAATGGCAGCGCAGGCTAGCTGGCTACATCAACAAATGCGATTATTGCAATTTTTCACTAGCGTTTTATATACAACATGACTTTCGACAATATTAACGCGTATGTGTGTTTCATTCGAAAACATCACGGGTATTTAATACGTGTAACTGTTTAAGGATAATCAGTTTAATTAGCGTGTAGCTCACCATTTTGGTCCATGACTTGAAGCTAAGCATGCTGGGGGGAAATGATGGGCGTGGCTTCGTGTGTTTTGTCGCTCAAGGCTGCGCAGAGTTTACGCATACTTTACCCCTCCCTTTTTTGTATTCAGTGTGCATAATATCGCCACCTACTGTGTGCAGCTATGCAGTCAGAGATATTTTATATTCAAGTTTAATACCCTTTATAAATCTATAAGCAGCTATacttgttattgtttttttatgcagCCATATTGTTATATTTCATGTACTTTTCCACTCAAATAATCAAAAAATATGACACGAAGGTACACAAAAGTAGAGTTTTATAAATGATAcaggaaaacaaataaaaaacggCAATGCTTACAGAATATAAATAAATTCTATTAATACAGTAactatatattttcaaatatcaTATATTATACTTTATGTTATGGGACAAACAGTGACATCATCTCAGAGATAGGCTATTACAAAACATGTAAACTGTatctgtgtatttatataaactgTACATCAGATATGTGGGTCAGTTATGGCAAATATTGTAGCTGGGTTTAGTGATTGACATTTGTTCTTTAAGCAGTAGAAACATTCAAGACTTCTGGGAAAATCAGTCTAGTCGTGGTATGCAACCTTCCATCTCAATCATTTCTGGCCAGGCTCCATACTTATTTGTTGACTTGTCATTCTTCCGATGCTGAGGGGAATGGTTAAACCAATTCATTATTAAATAATCAAAGGATTTCTAAAAGATAATGTGAGAATAGTTTTACCTGCTCAAAAGAGACTTGTATCATAGTTTTCCTCCCTCCTACAAAGACCCAATTATCTCTGAATTCCAATTTTGAAACATAAGCACTCCCAAGTTCTGCGATTATATTCCGTGCTTCCTCATTAAGTCTGTTGAAAggatttaataaatattataagtGTTTATGCAAATCATGAACTACAGGAAAAGTTTAATTAAATGTGTACATTACTTTGTAGCTGGATCATCAAAAGTAGCCATAAAAACAAATGAACCATCCTCGATTGAATTCAGAAATTCTATCAACTCACGAACATCTGTCAGAAAAATACAAATCTATGGTATTCCAGAAGGCTGATTTATAAACCAATGTACTGCTTAACACAGTATAAAATAACATAATGGGACAAtatcccggacagggcttatcctagtagtcccagactaaaatgcatgtttgagctgccttaatttaaaaacatgttgcactgacatatctttccATATATCATTGCCATTGTTTCAtcttaagatgcacacaagtcatgtttttttatgttgtataatattttaatataactaaggcctagtcgtggattaacctaaaccctgtccggtaaaCTGTCCCATTGTAAACTACTGTACACACTGAGAAAATACAACATACCTCCGTTCCACATATTATAGGTTCCCGTTTTAATCAGTTCACCTGTTGTTTctgatgttatttaaaaaaaataagaaaaagtatataaatatttttatatgtgGAATTCCGTGGgaaataattattttgtgtGTCTCATCACACTTACCTTTTATAACCACAATAGTAATTCCGGGCCGTCCATGACCAACTGTTTTCTCAATAATCCTAAAACAAAATGACATAACGACAAATTCAGATTActgtatatgcatttaataatccAGGAAAAGTATataaattttacatttcaaGACTCTGAGACTTTACATTTTCCCATCAAAGCATATTAGTGGTCCAACAACATTTGTTGCTCCACTGGCAATTTTAAAAGCAAAACCACTTCTAGGACATGATGCTGCAAGGCCACACTTGCCAGCACGGGGAcctaaaaacacaaattgtaataAACAGTTTAATGCGTTTTAAACACCACTTTATAGTTTACTACTAGTGATGAGGATTCAAACTAAACTCATGTATTTACGTACCATTATTGTTACGATCAGGTTTCAATTCGACAGGATTTTCCACTCCCACTGATCTCTCTTAGCACAATACCAAAGAAAATAGTTTGAATACCAAGTTGTTTTATAAGGACGGAAATATGCAATATACAAGAAGTTTTTTAAATCCAGAACATCATTCATGATTTTCCAAAACTAATATGGACATTGATGCCTGGTTTATAAATTAATGCAAAGAGTTAATGCAATCCTTATATTCATAAATGCATTAAATTGTCTACTTTACCTGAATGGTCTATATTTTCTTATATTTACTTACCCATTATATTTGGTGGTGTAAATTCAAAAGTTTGCAGGAGTCTGAGGACAAGACTCGTGATAATAATGAgggaaatcacagcaaaaaacAATCTCAGTTTATCTgtgaaaacatatttatttttatattgttatatacatatacatatatatatatatatacacacacatgttaGCAAGCCCAATATTGAAAGTATTGTTTGTGCTCATATGTTTTAACTTCATTGTCAAATCAGTGAATCAGTTTGTTTGTTACCTGCTTCTCAAAGCCATTGCAATTTGACTACGAACTTACAGGGGAGGACAGCAAATTTGCAAAGCAAACAATATCTATTGGCTTTTTCACTTACGAGCAAGCAAATGTGGTACACCCATGTATTAGAGTACAGAACATCAAAAGATAAAGAAACATGACTGACCTCTTCGAGCGTGTATCATGATTGAATCAATAAGTATGGCTCTTCACAGAAGTACAGCTGTCGTCACCTGCTAGGATACATACGTTGATACTGTACACTTTGAAAGACGGTGTAGAAGATATGCAGCAGGACAAACCAAATACACATCTGTTATCTGTTGGTGCTTACTTCCTAACTACAATTTCATTTAATTCTATTGTCCATGCAAATGTAACGTCAATAAAGTTACACTAGACTTTAGACTCTAGACGTCAGGCTAACTAATGGCTGTGCAAAGGTAGAAGATGTATTCAACACATGCTGCCCAACCTGATCAACTTGTTCTTCAGGATCATGGTGAGCGAATAATGGTTTGTTTCATGAAACCCCatgaaagggatagttcacccaaacattaaaattctgtcatcatttactcactcccattcgtggaccccattcactttcatagtaggaaaaaagaatactatggaagtaaatgagGTCCAAGAAcaattttgttacaaacatttctcaaaatatcttcctttgtgttcatcaaaacaaagaaatttatacaggtttgtaacaacatgagagtcagaaaattatgacaaaattttcatttttaggtgaactatcccttgaataaacatattttcaaaGGATCAGCCTACTTTTCAAATGATCAACCCAGATATAAAGTGACAGCTGAAcaaacaaatgtatatacatatagGATAATAAAACAGTTCCTTGTGGTTCtcggatctgattggctgagagaCTTTTCCAAGGTAGCATCACAGGAACTGTTTCATCGTTTGTATCATTAAACTAATTATAACTTGTACATGTCAACTTGTTCTACTAATCATATCCTAACAATAACCTTATGAACTATAATAACTATATTCTGGTAACGACACCATATTTGACTCACACATATCCTAAGGCATGTCAATATAGcaaaattatataattaaacAGGGGTGTTAAAACCATTTAGGCTGAGAGCCTAAAAAATGTCCCTGAGAGGCAAACGTTATCATGCTGACAATAACCATACAAACTAAAATACAACTAGGCCAAACTGCTCAAAAGTAACTGAATGTACTTAAATTAGTCCTTTTTAAATGAGCATgaacacaataataaataaaaccattGACTCTTCTTTGCAAATAAAAATTTTGAACACTAATGAGTACAGTCGTTTAGCTAGGCAAGGATAAATACATACAGACCGCTCAGTGTGCACTATAAGTTTGCAActcaggttaatatgggattgctATGGAAAACACTGGCcctgaatcattatgtgacacaacGTATCCCGTATTTTGTGCATCAAACTGTTTATATAAGAATGTTTTCTTCCTCACTAACTTACCGGTAGCCTTCCTGCGTAATTATGCACATCGCGTTATGTTGATACTGCGATTTGGCGCTTTGTTTCAAGTGAATGGAGCTTACGTCATACCTGCATCACACGTTTAGCGAGATCAATCATAAAGCAACGTGGTTAGGggggcgggactcaagaaaggaaagccaatcatattagcgatgtaaGTTACAGAGGCGGGATTTATTGCAGAGAACAAgatctgttaaccgtttgtgtaccaaaAACAGCGCTATTTTATAGAATGTGATTTGAAAAGAGTTTTAATCTCatatagtaataataattgaaTAAATTTATGTTAAATACAAAAGGATTAAgtaaacacaagaaacagacggACATCAggtattttatataaataaagatcAAATGTTTGATTGAAGATATTGATATTAAGCGAGCGTTGGGCGACATGTTCCTACCTTGCGTTTTCTGACACCTGCTTCATGCCGAAATTATTTCATTGTTATTTAAATATCTTTACTGATTCATCAGTCGTTTCTCTTTGTAACTATTTATGTTTGCCTATTTATATAATTTCATACCCTAATACattaagtttcacctgctgcagttagaggcgctaatttagtaaatgcatctgGTGGTTATATTTGGAGGAATTCAAGGACAAAAAACCAAAACAATCGTATGGTTTGGAGGACAGGtttactttgcaaggctgtgcgttccCGTAGGgcatacaatgtaaaaaaaatatactcCGTGCTTAAGACACCAGCCCCGAATTTGGGTCCTTGCATATGTTCATTTGTAATGCAAATTTCAGTACCATTTCCTTCAAGTAAACTAAACTTAAAGACTAGGCCATATGTGCAGCAGCCAATAGCTTTAAGTGTAGTGTAGTTTGGGAATAGATTTAGGTTATATGTTCACAGAATGTTCTGTACATTATGTACAATGATTTACCATGGTAAACTATATATGTCTTCTCTGGTTCTGTTCCTCATCATTGGAATAATTTGCTCATCTGTAGCAGTCTTTAAGAATTGGCTAAAACCCCATCTCTTCCGCCAACACCTCACCTGCTAAGATCTTGTCTTTTTTTCTATCTTTATCTTTACCTTGCCATTGGCTATGTATGCTGTgttagacttgatgagactagttagtgcacttatgtattgctgttcttgtaaTGCTCTAATTCTAttgttacctcatttgtaagtcactttggacaaaagcgtctgctaaatgactaaatctCAATGTAAACATATCCAAAAAGGTTTCCAAACCATATTTCTGCCAAATCTGCAACAAACAAGTatgaaacaatttaattaaaacGTTTTCCATGCCTTTATTCTATATAGCTGTTATATAGCTTGCATATTATGTATTGTATCTTACTAAGCAACATGAAGGTAATCAAAGTTTTTATGTACTATTGTCAAATGCAGCTTGAGATGGATACAGGGTAGATTAGCCATAATGATGCATATTTGCAAGAATTAAAagagtttattgttttgttaGAAACAATATGCATGCAGTTAATTTTGTTAAATAGGCCTACAATTACTTATGATTTGCTATATATAATTTCTAATTTAGATTATATCGGTTAATTTCATAGCATGACTAACTACAGCATTTAATGCATgtttaaatggacatgtaaCTAAACCCATTATAAAAACCCAACATCTTCTCTTTGTGTAACCCAGCAAACAAAAGGTGAGAGATTACAGACAAAATCTAGGCATGCCATTAAATAGATCAAacaacatgattaacatgatctTTGGGTTGTCACATAAGTGACACATAAATTCAAATAAtataatatggatttttataAATAGATCCCTTAATTAAATTTGCTAATTTCTTCCTGAGCGGCGTTCAAACGATTCAGGCGATCCTGTAAATCTTTGCGCTTTCGACCGATATCAGTATCTTCAGACAGAATCTCACACATATCGTCCTTATCCAACAGAGTCAGCATATCATTACACAGGAGCTCAGCAGCCTCTTTCAACATGAAATAGCGGGTCAGCATGGGCACCTGGTCAGCCATGCGCTGCACCATAATCTAAAACAAAACGAAGATCAGTTTACGTTTCAGTTTTTAAATGCTTAATCTCTGAAACATTAAATATGCACAAAACTTTATCAGTCACAACttcaaaaaagttttatataaaataattaattgaaCCAGGGTGGTGATTGGTCCATAGCTGTGCTATATTCAAACTATAGCACACCCAAGACCTCTTTACCTAGCATGTGTATCTCTTTAAGGCATCAATACCATGTTTTTAATTTCATAGCACAGCTAGAAAATACTTTCTTTTCTAACGAAAGAACATTGATGAATGAACAACATTCGGTTTGCCAGGAGTTAATGTTATAATATTAACTTCAATATACTATGCAGTAACCGTTTTAAAGGTAATAATAAGGCAATAAGTGGTTAATTTTTTTAGGTTAGGTGCCGTATTGATTTGCATGAATTCTACCAACAATATACACTAATGTAcagtattatatatataatcacCTCATAATAAGCTTTCAGCATATCAGTGTACTTGCTTGCTATATCACAAACCGGTAACTGAGCTTCTGAAAATGTCTCATCGCCATTCTCATTTAAGGTCTTGTAGTAAATTTGATCTTGGGTACTGATCATCTTTTCCATTTCAAATTGCTCCATGATCCTCTTCTCAGCTTTGCTTTGCTGACTTGACTGAATTTGGTCGATTTTATTCTGTGGTTTCAAGTGAAGAAAGATAAAAAGAAGGTAGATTAAAAATGATTAATGATGTTTATTACTACCCCTATTTAAGAGCAAAGTTTACCGTAGTAATATTTAGAAGAACAGGGTATCGCTGGAAAAACTCATTAGACACGCATAAGAACTGCTTGAGGATGATGTCTTGTGGTGAAGAACATAAAACCAATCAAATAGACTCTCCCAAGTAACCAGAAAGCTTTAACTTAAAGGTGTGGTGATGGTACCTTTTATGGTATTAAGTAAAACAATGGCTGGATCCTTAAGTTGGGCCACGTGTTCCTGCAGAAACATCTCAAAAACCCTGTAGCTGCTGAAGCCAGCAAGTTCCCGTCCTCTATTCTGTACGATTTGTTCTTTTACCTTTGCAGTCGGATGGTTAACTTGTTTggaaacaaaatgcatttatagagcaaaaacaaatacacatttttaaaaataaagcgGCCTAAAGGTTCCTCACAGCAATAGAAgaactatttttttttcttatcttttctttttttcttccaAGAACCTTTTGTtctggttcttctatggcatagtgaagcacctttatttttaagagtttacATGCATTATtatgacaaacaaaacaaattcgCACTGCCTAGGAAAAACATGTTGAAAGGACAACagtaatgtttaataaatgtgaTTATATACTGACAGGATGACATTGTGCTGTTTAGATGATCATTCCACTTCTCGTATTCTTTCCGGAGCTGAGTAAACAAATTACCACCAACGATCAGCTCCCCTAATGACAGGGactttattttatcattgaataataataaagtctgtgaaaaaagaaaaactagTTAGATGGAAATTATagagtacactctaaaaaaacaaacggtgctatatagcaccaaaacaattgctttggatcgtaacgatagaagaaccattttagtgccatatagcaccggtgaagaaccagtgaagcaccagtgaagcaccagtgaagcaccagtgtagaaccatataggggccatatagcaccacatatggttctacatagcactatatggttctacacaggtgcttcactggtgcttcactggtgcttcactggttcttcaccggtgctatatggcactaaaaatggttcttctatcattacgatccaaagcaactgttttggtgctatatagcaccgtttgttttttagagtgatattacattataattatacagaattatgtaaaaaataaaacttaaaaaatgttttaaaaaacgtgACATCAGATTTAATaagaacattttattttctgtgCCTTCCAGCGTTTTCATTGAGCATAAGTGCTTTTAATTCACATACAAATCTTATAAATAAAAATCCAAGATGAAGGTGCAGTGATAGCTTTTACCTTAATGAGGTATTCTTTAGCCCCCTGAGGGTCTTGTGGTGGTCCTCCCTCAATCTCCTTCAGCTCCTTTCTCACTTCTGATGAGTGCTGTTTTATTTGAGCATCAAGCTGTGGCAGTGCTTTCTGTAAAAAGTCTGTTGTTTAGtaaatatttacacatttgtaAAGGTGTTTAAATGAGAAGACATACTTTGATATGATCAACAAGATGGTCGGTGAGATCGGTGGCAAGGCATGGAATAGTAGCTTTCTTCTCAGTCAGAAGACATCTttagaaaaagaaaacacacttgTTTATAACATTTGATCACAGTTGTAGTGGAAATACCATGCAAAGTACaaaataatatgaaataagGCGAATAAATGACAGAAGTGTCCTTTTTGGGTGATTTGTCCCTTAAATTAATGtattcaaaaatacatttgtagaGTCAAAATGTATTCTTTTCTTGAGATTGTAACCTGAAATGCTTATGTTTCTTGAAGAAATCTTTTTCCATCTGTAAAGCCTCCTCCAGAGGAATTTTTTTATCAATCTGTTGTTGACCCCTACACTTCACCATGATGTAACCTTTGCGCAGCTGAATAACTTTGTTCTGGGCAATAGCCagaatgtttttttctgttccCACATCTATGAGGTCCGGCTTGGTCAAAACAGCTGTGAAAAtggttaaaataaacatttgatcATGTGCTAAAGATTTTTGGCATGATGTTTTGTGATGATTATTTACATTACCTACAGTCCTTGTGCCCTCAGGATCTACTTCCTGTGCCATTTTTAATGCTTCATTTGTTGCAATGTCAATGTTGCATGGGACCACTACCATGTTTATAGTCTCGGGCTTCTCAATAAATTTCATAATCAGAGTTTTGATCTACAAGAAAACCATAGTTAAATCTTGTGCACAGTACTAAACTTTGTTTGCAAAACTACATAAATACCAACCTGGTTCCCAATATCCTTTGGTTGTCCTCTTACTGGTACTCTGGCAATTCCAGGTAAATCGATCAGCGTGAGGTCCCAGACATCAGGTGCCCTGATCTCTAAAGTAATGAGTTGATCTGAGATTTCTGCTGCGTCTCCCGCCACTTCATTCTGTGCTGTTAAACACATACACAGCATTTTACTATGTGTTTCCCTATAGTGTTCACATTTATATACTCTGTCCTGACTTGATCAGTGTTCAAGTTAAGACATGATGatcaaatatttgtttttacatttaacaCAATTTTGGTTATATGGACCAGCTttgaaaaaagtttattttttcccatgGACAAACAACATTTGACATTTCGCCATCGGAATTATAAGGTTCAGTCTGcattttgagtagtttttagaTATTTAGCTTCAAAGTTTTTTGCATTACGCCATCAACATTTGTAGTACCCTTCAAAAATTCTTTATATGtaatttaggtacagatatgtatacatttggtaccaaaatgtacagttgaggtactaatatgaaagtgaaattaatataaactCTTAACGTGCATAGGTGTTTGAAAGGCCTCTGCACCAGTAAACCCTGGACCATTTTAGAACATATTTTCCGACATTGTATGTTACATTcggaaaaaaaggaaaattagAAATATTGCTATCTATTTCTACTAACCTTCCTGAACGTATCTTTCAACTAATGAATGATCCTCAAATCTAATTGTCTTCGGTCTGTAAGATATACGTTGCTCCTGTCTGGATCCAAAAACTGCAAAATGACAAAACTGCAACATGTCTACaatatacttaaaaataaatctCTGTGGCTACTAAACAAATTTTTTAGCACTTAtaggttttatttaaattatgcttttaacaataataaaaactgtACAAATATATAACACTTAATTTAGAACAGAAAACATACTAGAAATTCCAACTGATGAGTTCACTGTTTCAGTTATCTTCTGTCTGTAAGATATATTTGCCGTCCAGTCTGCACCTGTTACCTTTCTTAACTTCAGCTCTAGTGGACATCTGGTTACGATCCCTACCAATACAGTCAGTGATTGTTAAAATTGAGAAATTATGTGAGCAAATTACATACAGtagttaaaaaatacaaatgtgtatttacattttttcatgatataaacataaacataccaaaagacacatttatttaaatggtaATATGTGAAAAACAATTAATTGACCTTTATGTATTTATAAAAGCATATGAGCACCAAATATAGCAAACTACTGGTGATAATCCTCACCAGTTCCTCTTGGTAATGCAACACCAGACAACGCTTCAACCACAGAACTTTTTCCAGAACTCTGATCTCCGATCACTACAATAGTCGGTAGTGAGATGTCCTTTTGAATGCCAATTTTCCGCAAATTGTCAATAAGATCAATGAATGGACGAATTCTCTCCTCTAAATGACTGTAAAGTTCTCCTCCCATTTTATGACTGTAAAGACATATAGTTTATTTATTCAGCATGCATAACAAGAAATACaactgtataaataaatacagttgACCAGTTAATTTAAAAATAGCATCGCTATTagtttaatagttttttttactaaCCTTATGTTTGAGACCTAAATGCTGTTATCTGTTGAAATAGACAGAAGAATAGAAAACACAAAGAAAATTTGAAATAAAccaaagagaaaaaaagaacaAGAAATGTTGTCATATGAATAGATAATGTCCTTATTTTTAGATGGTTTTATAATATGTTTTGATTTCATACAAAAACTGTGTTCTTGGTAATGCTGAAGAGCTTCTCCTCACCTGATGTAAAGTCCTGTGTGGCAAGCTGAATATTTGTAGTATTTGGGAATTTGTGTTTGGTTACAGTCCAGGGGCGGTGCAAGAACTTTGAATGCATGTGCCAAGGGAATACCAGGGCAAGCTAAGCcataattaatattatttgcaaaACTTGAGCTTTGAGCTGtcgatttttttataattttaacacatcacaacttaagcacattattgaaacaacaacaataaaacccaaacattttaaaattaaacaacagCTTTGGGAGCTTAAAGTGAAAGTGTGACGTTAGTCAAATTAGTAAACTTTTGCATGTTTCGATATTTGGTTATACTTTCCAAGGTTAATACTAGGCCAAGCCTACTCTTAAgaaatgtatttagttaaatAAATTGTAACTAATTACTCTTCTCCTCTGTGAATAATCACAGTGATACTGTATGTACTCCTAATGAATttccttcaaaaaaaaaaaaaaaaaaatgaatttcctTCACCTCCGGCGAGATTTCACGCGATTCGTCCACAACCGTGCACGGGATACAGCAAACGCCAAATCGCGTGATgagcgctgttttcatcctacctccaaacctaaccctaaacacaacatctcgcgagatttaggcgtttgctgtatcccttctagccaaaaCCCATATTGCTGAACCAATCAACCCTTAGATCACATTCTTATTTTTATTGACATGTAAGAAGAGAtttttattttgacatcacGTCACTGTAAAAACGGACTTAAAAGTAGCCTTgatgaatatatatttaaaaaaaaaaattttgtaaaGCCACTAGATGGCACTCGAGGACAACGTGTTGAGTGCATAGTGTCGCGACTTAAACGCAGAGATGTTGAGATCGAGTCAATTATTTATTACAATCATCgaacaaaacacaaaatgtaatgtACATGATTTAT
The DNA window shown above is from Paramisgurnus dabryanus chromosome 23, PD_genome_1.1, whole genome shotgun sequence and carries:
- the LOC135781415 gene encoding protein FAM3C → MIHARRDKLRLFFAVISLIIITSLVLRLLQTFEFTPPNIMERSVGVENPVELKPDRNNNGPRAGKCGLAASCPRSGFAFKIASGATNVVGPLICFDGKMIIEKTVGHGRPGITIVVIKETTGELIKTGTYNMWNGDVRELIEFLNSIEDGSFVFMATFDDPATKLNEEARNIIAELGSAYVSKLEFRDNWVFVGGRKTMIQVSFEQHRKNDKSTNKYGAWPEMIEMEGCIPRLD
- the LOC135781414 gene encoding interferon-induced GTP-binding protein Mx3-like, encoding MGGELYSHLEERIRPFIDLIDNLRKIGIQKDISLPTIVVIGDQSSGKSSVVEALSGVALPRGTGIVTRCPLELKLRKVTGADWTANISYRQKITETVNSSVGISIFGSRQEQRISYRPKTIRFEDHSLVERYVQEAQNEVAGDAAEISDQLITLEIRAPDVWDLTLIDLPGIARVPVRGQPKDIGNQIKTLIMKFIEKPETINMVVVPCNIDIATNEALKMAQEVDPEGTRTVAVLTKPDLIDVGTEKNILAIAQNKVIQLRKGYIMVKCRGQQQIDKKIPLEEALQMEKDFFKKHKHFRCLLTEKKATIPCLATDLTDHLVDHIKKALPQLDAQIKQHSSEVRKELKEIEGGPPQDPQGAKEYLIKTLLLFNDKIKSLSLGELIVGGNLFTQLRKEYEKWNDHLNSTMSSFNHPTAKVKEQIVQNRGRELAGFSSYRVFEMFLQEHVAQLKDPAIVLLNTIKDIILKQFLCVSNEFFQRYPVLLNITTNKIDQIQSSQQSKAEKRIMEQFEMEKMISTQDQIYYKTLNENGDETFSEAQLPVCDIASKYTDMLKAYYEIMVQRMADQVPMLTRYFMLKEAAELLCNDMLTLLDKDDMCEILSEDTDIGRKRKDLQDRLNRLNAAQEEISKFN